The Cucumis melo cultivar AY chromosome 6, USDA_Cmelo_AY_1.0, whole genome shotgun sequence genome includes a region encoding these proteins:
- the LOC103496162 gene encoding glycoprotein 3-alpha-L-fucosyltransferase A-like, which yields MSITANQRGSRSWATAEELPVSSGAPMPAKKKWSNAMPLFIALVVVAEIIFLGRLDVAKNVAMVDSWADLFYRSPPPLALIDGGDDLNSRFIDGDRISELGICEEWLEKEDAVTYSRDFQKDPILVSGSDEGRKSCAVECEFQVSPSKDPDAAFGLNHQGGIPSIIRSMESSIYYADIKIAQARRNGYSIVMTTSLSSDVPVGYFSWAEYDIMAPVQAKSEKALAAAFISNCGARNFRLEALEALEKLNITIDSYGSCHRNRDGSTVNKLEALKRYKFSLAFENSNEEDYVTEKFFQSLVAGAIPVVIGAPNIQDFAPSPASLLHIGELSDVESVANSMKYLAANPEAFNNSLRWKYEGPSDSFKALFDMGAVHSSCRLCIHVATGIHETEEKGLAFKNRPCKCTRGSETVHHLYVRERGRFNSESIFLRSSNLTVEGLASAVISKFNSLKHEPIWKQERPKSLKGGDELRLYKIYPVGLTQRQALYTFRFKGDSGFRRYVEDNPCAKLEAIFV from the exons ATGAGCATTACCGCGAATCAAAGAGGGTCCCGATCATGGGCCACCGCCGAGGAGTTGCCGGTGTCCAGTGGGGCTCCGATGCCGGCCAAGAAAAAATGGTCAAATGCTATGCCTCTGTTCATCGCTCTCGTCGTCGTAGCAGAGATTATCTTTCTTGGTCGCCTTGATGTCGCTAAAAATGTAGCTATGGTCGATTCATGGGCTGATTTGTTCTATCGTTCGCCGCCTCCCCTTGCACTGATCGACGGAGGCGATGATTTGAATTCCCGGTTCATTGACGGCGACCGGATTTCGGAATTGGGGATTTGTGAGGAGTGGTTGGAGAAAGAAGACGCTGTGACGTATTCTAGGGACTTCCAAAAGGATCCGATTTTGGTTTCTGGGTCTGATGAG GGGAGGAAGTCTTGTGCCGTAGAATGTGAATTTCAGGTCAGTCCAAGTAAGGATCCAGATGCTGCTTTTGGTTTAAATCACCAGGGTGGAATACCCTCAATTATTCGATCCATGGAATCATCTATATATTATGCAGATATCAAGATCGCCCAGGCACGACG GAATGGCTATAGTATAGTAATGACCACCAGTCTCTCATCAGATGTACCTGTTGGATACTTCTCCTGGGCCGAGTACGATATCATGGCTCCAGTTCAGGCAAAGAGTGAGAAAGCCCTTGCAGCTGCTTTCATTTCAAATTGTGGTGCTCGTAACTTCCGCCTGGAAGCTCTTGAGGCTCTTGAAAAGCTGAACATCACAATAGATTCCTATGGTTCTTGTCACAGAAATCGTGATGGAAGCACAG TGAACAAATTGGAGGCTCTAAAGCGCTACAAGTTCAGCTTGGCTTTTGAGAATTCCAACGAGGAAGATTATGTGACAGAAAAATTTTTCCAATCTCTAGTTGCTG GAGCTATTCCAGTGGTTATTGGAGCTCCAAACATTCAAGATTTTGCTCCATCACCTGCTTCACTTTTGCATATCGGGGAACTTTCAGATGTTGAGTCAGTTGCCAACTCTATGAAATACCTTGCAGCAAATCCTGAGGCATTCAACAATTCTCTGAG GTGGAAATATGAGGGTCCATCTGATTCTTTCAAAGCACTATTTGATATGGGAGCAGTTCATTCGTCATGTCGCCTTTGTATTCACGTGGCAACTGGTATTCATGAGACCGAAGAGAAGGGTTTAGCGTTCAAAAATCGACCATGTAAATGCACCAGAGGTTCTGAAACCGTTCATCACTTGTATGTTAGAGAAAGAGGAAGGTTTAATTCTGAGTCCATTTTCTTAAG GTCGAGTAATCTGACGGTTGAAGGGCTGGCCTCAGCAGTGATTTCGAAGTTCAATTCTCTGAAGCACGAACCAATATGGAAGCAGGAGAGGCCTAAAAGCTTAAAAGGAGGGGATGAATTAAGGTTGTACAAAATATATCCAGTTGGGTTGACCCAGAGGCAAGCTTTATATACCTTCAGATTTAAAGGGGACTCTGGTTTCAGAAGATACGTGGAAGATAACCCTTGTGCTAAACTTGAAGCCATTTTTGTATAG